One genomic window of Boudabousia tangfeifanii includes the following:
- a CDS encoding DNA adenine methylase, producing MIKYLGSKRLLIPSLQAMFESIKPVSAVDVFTGTTRVAQSLCRTGAFTYTIDTASYSEILSQCYVEADCTKIDLDQIRTIIAKLNQLAPTPGYFTEVFCEKARYFHPKNGARIDAIRDYIEANFPHGQLRAILLTSLLEAADRVDSTVGLQMAYLKQWAPRALKDLELRVPELTPGTGKAIRGDALEKIQELPPVDLAYLDPPYNQHRYYTNYHIWETLVRWDHPEYYGVACKRVDAKDDETKSVFNKKNQMPLALAEVVKQLKARTLILSFNNEGFVPLEELIAMCDARGGSTIAIPFKFRRHVGAKIGIHSPSGEKVGTVGKTENLEYIILNGQGPILERMRNALGPIVGANANTL from the coding sequence GTGATTAAATACTTGGGATCAAAACGCTTGCTCATCCCAAGTTTGCAAGCAATGTTTGAATCCATCAAACCAGTGAGCGCCGTCGACGTTTTCACTGGCACCACCCGCGTGGCGCAAAGTCTCTGCCGCACGGGCGCTTTCACGTACACAATTGACACCGCCTCATACTCCGAAATCCTCTCCCAGTGCTATGTCGAAGCTGACTGCACCAAAATCGACCTCGACCAAATTCGCACCATCATTGCCAAACTGAACCAACTGGCACCAACGCCCGGCTACTTCACCGAAGTATTCTGCGAAAAAGCCCGCTACTTCCACCCCAAAAACGGTGCCCGGATCGACGCCATTCGCGACTACATCGAAGCCAACTTCCCGCACGGCCAACTACGGGCCATTCTGCTCACTTCCCTCCTCGAAGCAGCCGACCGAGTCGATTCAACCGTGGGGCTACAAATGGCCTATCTTAAACAGTGGGCCCCACGCGCACTCAAAGACCTCGAACTACGAGTCCCCGAACTAACCCCAGGAACCGGCAAAGCCATCCGCGGTGACGCCCTCGAAAAAATCCAAGAACTACCACCAGTAGATTTGGCCTACCTCGATCCGCCCTACAACCAGCACCGCTACTACACCAACTACCACATTTGGGAAACCCTAGTGCGCTGGGACCACCCTGAGTACTACGGCGTCGCCTGTAAACGAGTCGACGCGAAAGACGACGAAACCAAAAGCGTGTTCAATAAAAAGAACCAAATGCCGCTGGCCCTCGCCGAGGTCGTCAAACAGCTAAAAGCCCGCACCCTGATTCTTTCCTTCAACAACGAAGGATTCGTGCCCCTAGAAGAGCTCATCGCCATGTGCGATGCCCGCGGGGGCAGCACCATTGCCATCCCCTTCAAATTCCGCCGGCACGTCGGAGCCAAAATCGGCATCCACTCCCCCAGCGGAGAAAAAGTCGGGACCGTCGGCAAAACCGAAAACCTCGAATACATTATCCTCAACGGACAAGGCCCCATCCTTGAGCGCATGCGCAACGCCCTCGGGCCAATCGTAGGAGCCAACGCCAACACCCTCTAG
- the pepN gene encoding aminopeptidase N, with protein sequence MPGKNLTREEAMERAELVTVKNYQAALDLTQGDTLFGSETTINFTAKAGASTFLDLVAENVHSVELNGQALDVDQVWADDRIALPELADENTVTVKADCRYMHTGEGLHRFVDPVDGEAYTYSQFEVPDARRVYATFEQPNLKATFQFTVTTPKHWTVFSNSATPEPRFEGDKAVFEFAPCEKISTYITAIVAGPYVGKTGELTSADGRTIPLGVYCRPSLEEYLDADEIMDITRRGFKFFEAEYGHPYPFSKYDQIFVPEYNAGAMENAGCVTFRDEYLWRVKPTEAQIEGRANTILHELAHMWFGDLVTMNWWNDLWLNESFAEYMSHLALTEATRWEDAWTGFMLRKDWGMGQDQLPTTHPIVANIRDLEDVETNFDGITYAKGAAVLRQLASYVGRDAFTEGLRKYFEANAWGNTVLNDLLSKLEEASGRDLSAWAKVWLEEAGVNLMRSEIETDADGNMTKVAILQESFNAGASLRPHRMAVGGYTLNEAGTEMERVFHVELDVDGERTEIPELVGKPRPDVFLLNDDDLTYTKVRLDEASLEAASQNIDKFTQPLPRGIIMASAWDMTRDAEWAAAKFVQLALRELPVETNSMLTSLVLRNLSVALNSYVAPADRPELYALAGGELAKLAQAAEPGSDLQRQITQIAFAFATTDEQLAWVADLYEGKTSLEGLEMDVELKWLALDTLVANRKADEETIVAMEKEDPTLTGSQRAARARASKPGTDHKIEVFDRCMTEDIANDTRIAMMQGLWAQSSLEPEMYRPLVKRYFENIKQMWKDNSFHSAQTIAILLFPPLPGEFEGQDAVVTAAKTWLEANPESNTQAGLRRVVSERLDALERSERVQAVK encoded by the coding sequence ATGCCTGGAAAGAACCTCACCCGCGAAGAAGCTATGGAGCGCGCGGAACTTGTTACCGTTAAAAACTATCAAGCGGCTTTGGACCTAACTCAAGGGGATACCCTCTTTGGGTCCGAAACCACCATTAACTTTACTGCTAAGGCTGGGGCCAGCACCTTCCTCGACCTCGTTGCTGAAAACGTTCACAGTGTTGAGCTCAATGGCCAGGCCCTAGACGTCGACCAGGTATGGGCCGATGACCGGATCGCTTTGCCTGAACTAGCCGACGAAAACACGGTAACCGTGAAAGCCGACTGCCGCTACATGCACACTGGTGAAGGTTTGCACCGCTTCGTGGACCCAGTGGACGGCGAAGCCTACACCTACAGCCAGTTCGAGGTACCTGATGCTCGTCGCGTCTACGCCACTTTCGAACAGCCAAACTTGAAGGCTACCTTCCAGTTCACTGTCACCACCCCGAAGCACTGGACCGTCTTCTCGAACTCCGCCACTCCCGAGCCACGTTTCGAGGGCGACAAGGCCGTTTTCGAGTTCGCTCCTTGCGAGAAGATCTCCACCTACATCACCGCCATTGTGGCCGGCCCATACGTCGGCAAGACCGGTGAACTCACCTCCGCTGATGGCCGCACCATCCCGCTAGGCGTTTACTGCCGTCCTTCCCTTGAGGAATACCTCGACGCTGACGAAATCATGGACATCACCCGTCGTGGCTTCAAGTTCTTCGAGGCCGAGTACGGTCACCCCTACCCGTTCAGCAAGTACGACCAGATTTTCGTCCCAGAATACAACGCTGGCGCCATGGAAAATGCTGGCTGCGTAACCTTCCGCGACGAATACCTCTGGCGTGTTAAGCCCACCGAGGCTCAGATTGAAGGCCGTGCCAACACCATCTTGCACGAACTCGCCCACATGTGGTTCGGTGACCTCGTCACCATGAACTGGTGGAACGACCTCTGGCTCAACGAGTCCTTCGCCGAATACATGTCTCACCTAGCCCTGACCGAAGCTACCCGTTGGGAAGATGCTTGGACCGGCTTCATGCTCCGCAAGGACTGGGGTATGGGCCAGGATCAGCTCCCCACCACCCACCCGATCGTCGCTAACATTCGCGACCTCGAAGATGTGGAAACCAACTTCGATGGCATTACCTACGCTAAGGGTGCTGCTGTGCTCCGCCAGCTCGCTTCCTACGTTGGTCGTGACGCTTTCACTGAAGGCTTGCGCAAGTACTTCGAAGCCAATGCTTGGGGCAACACCGTCCTTAACGACCTCCTTTCCAAGTTGGAAGAAGCTTCCGGTCGCGATCTTTCCGCTTGGGCCAAGGTCTGGTTGGAAGAAGCAGGCGTTAACCTCATGCGCAGCGAAATCGAAACCGATGCCGATGGCAACATGACCAAGGTTGCTATTCTGCAGGAATCCTTCAACGCAGGCGCTTCGCTCCGTCCTCACCGCATGGCTGTTGGTGGCTACACCCTCAACGAAGCCGGCACCGAGATGGAACGCGTCTTCCACGTCGAACTTGACGTCGACGGCGAACGCACCGAAATCCCAGAACTCGTTGGCAAGCCACGCCCAGACGTATTCTTGCTCAACGATGACGATCTCACCTACACCAAGGTGCGTCTAGACGAAGCCTCCTTGGAAGCTGCCAGCCAGAACATTGACAAGTTCACCCAGCCACTTCCTCGTGGCATCATCATGGCTTCTGCTTGGGACATGACCCGCGACGCCGAATGGGCCGCTGCCAAGTTCGTCCAGTTGGCACTACGCGAACTTCCAGTCGAAACCAACTCCATGCTCACCAGCCTTGTGCTACGTAACCTCAGTGTCGCACTGAACTCTTACGTCGCCCCAGCTGACCGCCCAGAGCTGTACGCTTTGGCCGGTGGCGAGCTCGCCAAGTTGGCCCAGGCTGCCGAGCCAGGCTCCGACCTGCAGCGCCAGATCACCCAGATCGCTTTCGCTTTCGCCACCACTGACGAACAGCTTGCCTGGGTTGCTGACCTTTACGAAGGCAAGACCAGCCTCGAAGGCCTAGAAATGGACGTCGAACTCAAGTGGTTGGCTCTCGACACCCTAGTGGCCAACCGCAAGGCTGACGAAGAAACCATCGTTGCCATGGAAAAGGAAGACCCAACCCTCACCGGTTCGCAGCGTGCCGCTCGCGCCCGCGCTTCCAAGCCGGGCACCGACCACAAGATCGAGGTATTCGACCGTTGCATGACCGAAGACATTGCTAACGACACCCGCATCGCCATGATGCAGGGTCTATGGGCACAGTCCTCCCTCGAACCCGAAATGTACCGCCCACTAGTGAAGCGTTACTTCGAAAACATCAAGCAAATGTGGAAGGACAACTCCTTCCACTCGGCACAGACCATCGCCATCCTTCTCTTCCCACCGCTACCAGGTGAATTCGAAGGCCAGGATGCAGTCGTCACCGCCGCCAAGACTTGGTTGGAAGCCAACCCTGAGTCCAACACTCAGGCTGGTTTGCGCCGCGTTGTCTCCGAACGCCTCGACGCCCTCGAGCGTTCCGAACGAGTACAGGCCGTCAAGTGA
- a CDS encoding DUF885 domain-containing protein produces MNIDQIAEDFVEKLVEQSPELATGLGVDLGQDRWSDYSPEGVEADHELHQKTLAAIESVPLNSASDQVCYAAMKDRLGVQNDQYQLGEPWRNLNNISCPIQDVRDTMAQMDLTTTEGKANLAARLSRMSEAFTGYAQTLKVGVEKGLTPALRQVQAGINQLEALSAQTSLLDTYAEASSATQETLTAAKAACQELADFLKREVAPHAQTEDGVGAERYQVASHKWVGHQIDLDETYEWGQAELARIIAEQEAVAAELYGPGTSVEEAIERLNADPKYQLKGVDNLQEWMQQTADDVISKMDGVHFDIPAEIKEIECCIDKAGTGGIYYTGPSEDFSRPGRMWWSVPAGEDTFVTWQELTTVYHEGVPGHHLQIGQQMVEAGRLNRWRRQLCFNSGHAEGWALYSERLMDELGFFPDQGYRMGLLDGQRLRAARVVLDIGVHTGKMRPDGQGKWDGEYAWEFMKQNVAMAPGFLRFEVDRYLGWPGQAPSYKVGQRLWENLRDEYLSQGLGDLKDFHRVALREGTLPMQVLADVVLGKNAK; encoded by the coding sequence ATGAATATTGATCAAATTGCTGAAGATTTTGTGGAAAAACTGGTGGAGCAATCGCCTGAGTTGGCTACTGGTTTAGGGGTTGATTTAGGCCAAGATCGCTGGTCAGATTATTCGCCTGAGGGGGTCGAAGCTGACCATGAACTTCATCAAAAAACCTTAGCTGCGATTGAAAGCGTTCCCTTAAATTCGGCCTCAGATCAAGTTTGTTACGCCGCCATGAAAGATCGCCTAGGTGTCCAAAACGATCAATATCAGCTCGGTGAACCATGGCGAAATTTGAACAATATTTCTTGCCCGATTCAGGACGTACGCGACACCATGGCCCAGATGGACCTGACTACGACAGAGGGTAAAGCTAACCTGGCGGCTCGTCTTTCTCGCATGTCCGAGGCCTTTACCGGTTACGCCCAAACCCTCAAAGTGGGCGTGGAAAAAGGTCTCACCCCAGCATTACGCCAAGTTCAGGCGGGGATCAATCAGCTTGAGGCGCTCAGCGCCCAAACTTCACTACTTGATACTTACGCCGAGGCGTCCTCGGCCACCCAAGAAACCCTGACAGCAGCAAAAGCCGCCTGCCAGGAATTAGCTGACTTCCTCAAACGCGAGGTAGCCCCACACGCCCAAACAGAAGATGGGGTAGGAGCCGAACGCTACCAGGTCGCCTCGCACAAATGGGTTGGTCACCAGATCGACCTAGACGAAACCTATGAATGGGGCCAGGCAGAACTCGCTCGAATTATCGCCGAGCAAGAAGCTGTCGCCGCCGAACTATACGGGCCAGGCACCAGCGTCGAGGAAGCGATCGAACGCCTAAATGCCGACCCTAAATACCAGCTAAAAGGTGTAGACAACCTGCAAGAATGGATGCAGCAAACCGCCGATGACGTCATCAGCAAAATGGATGGCGTCCACTTCGACATCCCAGCCGAAATCAAAGAAATCGAATGCTGTATTGATAAAGCGGGCACCGGCGGCATCTACTACACCGGTCCCTCGGAAGACTTCAGCCGCCCCGGCCGCATGTGGTGGTCCGTACCCGCCGGCGAAGACACCTTTGTGACTTGGCAAGAACTTACTACCGTCTACCACGAAGGCGTCCCCGGACACCACCTCCAAATCGGGCAGCAAATGGTCGAGGCCGGGCGGCTAAACCGCTGGCGACGACAACTGTGCTTCAACTCCGGCCACGCCGAAGGATGGGCGCTCTACTCTGAACGACTTATGGATGAACTTGGCTTCTTCCCTGACCAGGGCTACCGCATGGGCTTGCTCGACGGGCAACGCCTACGTGCTGCCCGCGTCGTCCTCGACATTGGCGTCCACACCGGCAAAATGCGCCCAGATGGCCAAGGCAAATGGGACGGAGAATACGCTTGGGAATTCATGAAACAAAACGTGGCCATGGCCCCGGGCTTCCTCCGCTTTGAAGTTGACCGCTACCTTGGCTGGCCCGGACAAGCCCCCTCCTACAAGGTTGGGCAGCGCCTGTGGGAAAACTTGCGCGATGAGTACTTGTCCCAAGGACTCGGGGATCTCAAAGACTTCCACCGAGTAGCGCTACGCGAAGGTACCTTGCCGATGCAAGTCCTCGCCGACGTCGTTCTTGGAAAAAACGCCAAGTAG
- a CDS encoding CapA family protein: MSTSFGLSTRLVGSLSNRRRLVGLGAVAALSLSLAACSPATPSPSVSPEGGTPASVSVEETVSPSTSEASVEPAGEPTAVPSVESTLEQDVGITTEPKFGSAPESTPAGGAKQPGAKDLGGSGEDVTLTFAATGDMLPHGPLVKAARRGDGSVHLMDRMVGVEPYIKGADLALCHLEVPFAPRDNLVKDYPQFAAPPSLIGDLKELGYDGCSTASNHSWDQKQAGFDRTLQLMANSQLGTAGTNLTPEMKPYQLYRLERAGRTITIGHVSLTYGHNRWPIAQLQREPWRLNLDDIDRAIADAKAAKAAGADVVIASMHTGVEWDPTPSTDQKGWSQRFADSGVVDLVIGHHPHVAQTAKAYPRPGRTVPMWSFYGLGNMISAQVPSQGKLTQVGVLALPTLTLNARNEVIAASATWEPLVLDRAGLRLYTASALEAHKGPAPRTNRATLLSYLQAGRSQMGSVIKEASAPPVSGGKPPVALPR; this comes from the coding sequence ATGTCTACTTCCTTTGGTTTGTCTACTCGTTTGGTTGGCTCATTGAGCAACCGCCGGCGTCTGGTCGGCTTAGGCGCCGTGGCTGCTTTGTCGCTTTCTTTGGCGGCTTGTTCTCCGGCTACTCCATCACCGTCGGTTTCGCCCGAGGGCGGCACTCCGGCCTCGGTTAGCGTGGAAGAAACGGTGAGCCCAAGTACTAGTGAGGCAAGTGTGGAACCGGCTGGAGAACCTACTGCGGTACCGAGCGTGGAGTCTACCTTAGAGCAGGACGTGGGGATAACGACTGAGCCTAAGTTTGGTTCGGCTCCTGAAAGCACTCCGGCAGGTGGAGCAAAACAGCCTGGCGCGAAGGACTTGGGCGGTAGTGGCGAGGACGTGACCCTTACTTTTGCGGCGACGGGCGACATGTTGCCTCATGGGCCATTGGTGAAGGCAGCTCGTCGGGGTGATGGTTCGGTGCATTTAATGGACCGCATGGTCGGGGTTGAGCCTTATATTAAGGGGGCAGATCTGGCCTTGTGTCATTTAGAGGTACCGTTTGCGCCTCGTGACAACTTGGTGAAGGACTACCCGCAGTTTGCGGCTCCTCCGTCGTTGATTGGCGATCTTAAGGAACTGGGTTATGACGGTTGTTCTACGGCCTCGAACCATAGTTGGGATCAGAAACAGGCAGGTTTTGATCGCACCTTGCAGTTGATGGCTAACTCGCAGTTGGGTACTGCTGGGACGAATTTGACTCCTGAGATGAAGCCGTACCAGTTGTACCGGCTCGAGCGTGCGGGCCGCACTATTACGATCGGTCATGTTTCTTTGACCTATGGGCATAACCGTTGGCCGATTGCCCAGTTGCAGCGCGAACCATGGCGACTGAATTTGGACGATATTGATCGGGCGATTGCTGATGCGAAGGCGGCGAAGGCAGCTGGGGCTGATGTGGTAATCGCGTCAATGCACACGGGGGTGGAGTGGGATCCGACTCCGTCTACCGACCAGAAGGGTTGGTCGCAGCGTTTTGCCGATAGTGGCGTGGTTGATCTGGTGATTGGTCATCATCCGCATGTGGCTCAGACTGCGAAGGCTTATCCTCGCCCTGGCCGGACTGTTCCAATGTGGTCTTTTTACGGTTTGGGCAACATGATTAGTGCTCAGGTTCCTTCACAGGGCAAGTTGACCCAGGTGGGAGTGCTGGCTTTGCCGACTTTGACATTAAATGCCCGCAACGAGGTGATTGCTGCTTCAGCAACTTGGGAACCTTTGGTTTTGGATCGTGCTGGTTTGCGTCTGTACACGGCGTCGGCCTTGGAGGCCCATAAGGGTCCAGCACCTCGCACTAATCGGGCGACCTTGTTGTCGTATTTGCAGGCGGGCCGTTCCCAAATGGGCTCGGTAATTAAGGAGGCAAGCGCTCCCCCAGTCTCTGGAGGTAAACCGCCGGTGGCTTTACCGCGTTAA
- the rpsL gene encoding 30S ribosomal protein S12 — translation MPTIQQLVRKGRSVKRSKVKTPALKGSPQRRGVCTRVYTTTPKKPNSALRKVARVRLSSGIEVTAYIPGEGHNLQEHSIVLVRGGRVKDLPGVRYRIVRGALDTQGVRNRQQARSRYGAKKEKK, via the coding sequence GTGCCTACTATTCAGCAGCTGGTCCGCAAGGGCCGCAGCGTGAAGCGCTCTAAGGTCAAGACTCCCGCGCTAAAGGGTTCGCCCCAGCGTCGTGGGGTTTGCACCCGCGTTTACACCACTACCCCTAAGAAGCCTAACTCGGCCCTGCGTAAAGTCGCCCGTGTGCGTCTCTCCAGCGGCATCGAGGTCACCGCTTACATCCCCGGTGAAGGCCACAACCTGCAGGAACACTCGATCGTATTGGTCCGCGGTGGTCGTGTTAAGGACCTCCCCGGTGTCCGTTACCGTATCGTCCGTGGCGCGCTAGACACCCAGGGTGTCCGCAACCGCCAGCAGGCTCGTTCCCGCTACGGCGCAAAGAAGGAGAAGAAGTAA
- the rpsG gene encoding 30S ribosomal protein S7 — protein MPRKGPAPKRPLVVDPVYGSPVVTQLVNRVLLDGKKSVAERIVYGALEGVRERADQDPVTVLKRALDNIRPALEVRSRRVGGATYQVPVEVRASRATTLALRWLVDYSRQRREKTMTERLMNEILDASNGLGAAVKRREDMHKMAESNKAFAHYRW, from the coding sequence ATGCCCCGTAAAGGCCCAGCTCCCAAGCGTCCCTTGGTTGTCGACCCAGTATACGGGTCCCCAGTCGTTACCCAGCTAGTTAACCGTGTTCTACTCGACGGCAAGAAGTCCGTGGCAGAACGCATCGTTTACGGCGCCCTCGAAGGCGTTCGCGAACGTGCGGACCAGGATCCGGTAACCGTACTAAAGCGCGCTTTGGACAACATTCGTCCAGCTCTCGAAGTACGTTCCCGCCGTGTCGGTGGTGCTACCTACCAGGTACCAGTGGAAGTTCGCGCTTCCCGCGCCACCACCTTGGCATTGCGCTGGCTGGTTGACTACTCGCGTCAGCGTCGTGAAAAGACGATGACTGAACGTTTGATGAACGAAATTCTCGATGCTTCCAACGGCCTCGGTGCTGCTGTTAAGCGTCGCGAAGACATGCACAAGATGGCGGAGTCCAACAAGGCCTTCGCTCACTACCGCTGGTAA
- the fusA gene encoding elongation factor G, whose product MALEVLTDLKKVRNIGIMAHIDAGKTTVTERILFYTGINYKIGETHDGASTTDWMEQEKERGITITSAAVTSFWKGNQINIIDTPGHVDFTVEVERSLRVLDGAVAVFDGKEGVEPQSETVWRQADKYNVPRICFINKMDKLGADFYFSVQTIKDRLGAKPVVMELPIGAENEFQGVVDLRRMEAVLFPEKDDKGNETRGSVVEYAPIPEDLQAKAEEYREAMIEAAAEGSEELMDKYLGGEELSDEEIVEGIRKQVIAGELFPVYCGSAFKNKGVQPVLDAVIDFLPSPLDIPDVEGHAVGNEEETLTRAANEDEPFSALAFKIAAHPFYGKLTFIRVYSGKVEAGAQVTNSTKGKKERIGKIFQMHSNKENPVDVAHAGHIYAVIGLKDTTTGDTLSAIDKPIILESMTFPDPVIHVAIEPKTKGDQEKLSVAIQKLAEEDPTFTVRLDEETGQTVIGGMGELHLDILVDRMRREFKVEANVGKPQVAYRETIRKAVEKVDYTHKKQTGGSGQFAKVQVNFEPLPMDAEEMYEFVDQVTGGRIPREYIPSVDAGIQEAMGNGVLAGYPLVGIRAILVDGAYHDVDSSEMAFKIAGNMVLKEGAKRANPVLLEPIMAVEVRTPEEYMGDVIGDLNSRRGAIQSMDDIAGAKVVRAQVPLSEMFGYVGDLRSKTQGRAMYTMTFDSYAEVPRNVAEEIIAKNRGE is encoded by the coding sequence GTGGCACTTGAAGTGCTGACTGACCTTAAAAAGGTCCGCAACATCGGCATCATGGCACACATTGATGCTGGTAAAACAACTGTAACTGAACGCATTCTGTTCTACACCGGTATTAACTACAAGATCGGTGAAACCCACGATGGTGCATCCACCACCGACTGGATGGAACAGGAAAAAGAACGCGGTATTACCATCACCTCCGCAGCGGTGACTTCCTTCTGGAAGGGTAACCAAATCAACATCATCGACACCCCAGGGCACGTCGACTTTACCGTGGAAGTAGAACGCTCCTTGCGTGTTCTCGACGGTGCAGTCGCAGTGTTCGACGGTAAGGAAGGTGTGGAACCGCAGTCCGAAACCGTATGGCGTCAAGCTGACAAGTACAACGTCCCCCGTATTTGCTTCATCAACAAGATGGACAAGTTGGGTGCTGACTTCTACTTCTCGGTCCAGACCATTAAGGATCGTTTGGGCGCCAAGCCAGTAGTCATGGAACTACCAATCGGTGCAGAAAACGAATTCCAGGGCGTAGTTGACCTACGTCGTATGGAAGCCGTTCTCTTCCCTGAGAAGGACGACAAGGGCAACGAAACTCGTGGCTCCGTCGTGGAATACGCTCCAATTCCAGAAGACCTACAGGCCAAGGCTGAAGAATACCGCGAAGCCATGATCGAAGCCGCCGCTGAAGGCAGCGAAGAACTCATGGACAAGTACCTCGGTGGCGAAGAACTTTCCGACGAAGAAATCGTTGAAGGTATCCGCAAGCAGGTAATCGCCGGTGAACTCTTCCCAGTCTACTGTGGCTCCGCTTTCAAGAACAAGGGTGTCCAGCCAGTTCTTGACGCAGTCATCGACTTCTTGCCATCCCCACTCGACATCCCAGATGTTGAAGGTCACGCTGTTGGCAACGAAGAAGAAACTCTCACCCGTGCAGCTAACGAAGATGAGCCATTCTCAGCTCTAGCCTTCAAGATTGCCGCACACCCCTTCTACGGCAAGCTAACCTTCATCCGCGTTTACTCCGGTAAGGTCGAAGCAGGCGCCCAGGTAACTAACTCCACCAAGGGTAAGAAGGAACGCATCGGTAAGATCTTCCAGATGCACTCGAACAAGGAAAACCCGGTTGACGTGGCACACGCTGGTCACATCTACGCCGTTATCGGTTTGAAGGACACCACCACTGGTGACACCCTCTCCGCTATCGACAAGCCGATCATCCTTGAATCGATGACCTTCCCGGATCCAGTTATCCACGTTGCTATCGAACCAAAGACCAAGGGTGACCAGGAAAAGCTTTCTGTCGCTATTCAGAAGCTAGCTGAAGAAGACCCAACCTTCACCGTTCGTTTGGACGAAGAAACCGGCCAGACCGTTATCGGTGGTATGGGCGAACTTCACCTCGACATCCTCGTAGACCGTATGCGTCGCGAATTCAAGGTTGAAGCTAACGTTGGTAAGCCACAGGTTGCTTACCGCGAAACCATCCGCAAGGCAGTCGAAAAGGTCGACTACACCCACAAGAAGCAGACCGGTGGTTCTGGTCAGTTCGCAAAGGTGCAGGTCAACTTCGAACCATTGCCGATGGATGCCGAAGAAATGTACGAATTCGTCGACCAGGTCACCGGTGGCCGTATTCCTCGCGAATACATCCCATCCGTCGATGCTGGTATCCAAGAGGCCATGGGCAACGGTGTTCTCGCCGGTTACCCGTTGGTCGGAATTCGCGCTATCCTAGTAGATGGTGCTTACCACGATGTTGACTCGTCCGAAATGGCGTTCAAGATCGCTGGTAACATGGTTTTGAAGGAAGGTGCCAAGCGCGCTAACCCAGTTCTTCTAGAGCCAATCATGGCCGTGGAAGTTCGTACTCCAGAAGAGTACATGGGCGACGTAATCGGCGACTTGAACTCCCGTCGTGGTGCTATCCAGTCTATGGATGACATCGCCGGTGCAAAGGTCGTACGTGCACAGGTACCACTTTCTGAAATGTTTGGTTACGTCGGTGACTTGCGTTCCAAGACGCAGGGTCGCGCGATGTACACGATGACCTTCGATAGCTACGCTGAGGTTCCCCGCAACGTGGCTGAAGAAATCATCGCCAAAAACCGGGGCGAGTGA
- the tuf gene encoding elongation factor Tu yields MAKAKFERTKPHVNIGTIGHVDHGKTTLTAAITKVLHDKYPELNEFTPFDQVDNAPEERDRGITINVSHVEYQTEKRHYAHVDAPGHADYIKNMITGAAQMDGAILVVAATDGPMAQTREHVLLAKQVGVPYLLVALNKADMVDDPDMLELVEEEVRDLLSSQGFDGDNAPVVQVSALKALEGDPEWTEKVAELMDAVDNNVPEPVRDMDKPFLMPIEDVFTITGRGTVVTGRVERGKLAINSEVEILGIREPQKTTVTGIEMFHKQMDEAWAGENCGLLLRGTKRDEVERGQVVAQPGTITPHTEFEGQVYILKKEEGGRHKSFYSNYRPQFYFRTTDVTGVITLPEGKEMVMPGDTTEISVTLIQPIAMEEGLGFAIREGGRTVGSGRVTKIIK; encoded by the coding sequence GTGGCAAAGGCCAAGTTTGAACGCACTAAGCCGCACGTTAACATCGGTACCATTGGTCACGTTGACCATGGTAAGACCACGTTGACTGCTGCAATCACCAAGGTTCTACACGACAAGTACCCAGAATTGAACGAATTCACCCCGTTCGATCAGGTAGACAACGCTCCTGAAGAGCGCGATCGTGGTATTACCATCAACGTTTCCCACGTTGAATACCAGACCGAAAAGCGTCACTACGCTCACGTTGACGCCCCAGGTCACGCCGACTACATCAAGAACATGATCACCGGTGCAGCCCAGATGGACGGCGCTATCCTCGTGGTAGCCGCAACTGACGGCCCAATGGCTCAGACCCGTGAACACGTTCTATTGGCAAAGCAGGTTGGTGTTCCTTACTTGTTGGTCGCCCTAAACAAGGCCGACATGGTTGACGACCCCGACATGCTTGAATTGGTTGAAGAAGAAGTTCGCGACCTACTATCCTCGCAGGGCTTCGACGGCGACAACGCTCCAGTCGTTCAGGTTTCCGCTCTTAAGGCCCTCGAAGGCGACCCAGAGTGGACCGAAAAGGTTGCAGAACTCATGGACGCTGTTGACAACAACGTTCCTGAGCCTGTCCGCGACATGGACAAGCCATTCTTGATGCCAATCGAAGACGTCTTCACCATCACCGGCCGTGGCACCGTTGTCACCGGTCGTGTTGAACGTGGTAAGCTCGCTATCAACTCCGAAGTTGAAATTCTCGGTATCCGCGAACCACAGAAGACCACCGTTACCGGTATCGAAATGTTCCACAAGCAGATGGACGAAGCATGGGCCGGCGAAAACTGTGGTCTATTGCTCCGCGGTACCAAGCGTGACGAAGTTGAACGTGGCCAGGTTGTTGCACAGCCAGGTACCATCACTCCTCACACCGAGTTCGAGGGCCAGGTCTACATCCTTAAGAAGGAAGAAGGCGGCCGCCACAAGAGCTTCTACTCGAACTACCGTCCTCAGTTCTACTTCCGTACCACTGACGTGACCGGTGTTATCACCCTCCCAGAGGGCAAGGAAATGGTTATGCCTGGTGACACCACTGAAATCTCCGTTACCTTGATTCAGCCAATCGCCATGGAAGAAGGCCTCGGCTTTGCTATCCGTGAAGGTGGCCGTACCGTTGGTTCCGGTCGTGTAACCAAGATCATCAAGTGA